From the genome of Anopheles moucheti chromosome 3, idAnoMoucSN_F20_07, whole genome shotgun sequence, one region includes:
- the LOC128304607 gene encoding uncharacterized protein LOC128304607, translating to MDWWSVLLCFSVLHGCSCYTHQLPNATLIKGENELEVSHTAQRSGRFFPFYTIGRIANVPCTSPSGLSGTCLIAGECKDNGGLSSGSCSTRTNQAVCCVYTKTCGGSTNLNSTYFTNSGFPGPYNGGGTCSFTITPSSGICQLRIDFRSLTLEQPTGDGSCNTDRLTIVGASPSVVPICGENTGQHLYVNFVGSGPISLRIATNGDISFNRLWNIELSQIACASAERAPVGCLQYYTDESGEISSLNYGLGENPALNTVSARGSRQLANTNYGICIRPAAARCSITYSLPSNDRYAFTLSGDAIAVDPALLGMAMLSMTGAACTTDFVVIPNPSGLTSDRFCGLGFPGVTTSARPFVVYTVTNGNETPDVANRGFRLLYAQNACAAV from the exons ATGGATTGGTGGTCAGTGCTTTTATGTTTTAGTGTACTGCACGGCTGCAGCTGCTACACACATCAGCTACCGAATGCAACGTTAATCAAAGGCGAAAATGAGCTGGAAGTATCGCACACGGCGCAGCGTAGTGGAAGAT TTTTTCCCTTCTACACGATTGGCCGTATTGCGAACGTTCCGTGCACATCACCCTCGGGCCTATCCGGTACCTGTTTGATTGCGGGCGAGTGCAAAGACAATGGCGGTTTGTCGTCCGGTTCGTGCAGCACCCGTACCAACCAGGCCgtatgctgtgtgt ATACGAAAACCTGCGGGGGTTCTACCAACCTTAATAGCACATACTTTACGAACTCGGGTTTCCCGGGACCATACAACGGCGGTGGAAC CTGTTCATTCACAATCACACCTTCCAGTGGGATCTGTCAGCTTCGCATCGACTTCCGTTCACTGACGCTCGAACAACCGACCGGTGATGGGTCCTGCAATACCGATCGTTTGACGATCGTCGGTGCAAGTCCCTCGGTCGTACCGATCTGCGGTGAAAACACGGGCCAACATCTGTACGTGAACTTTGTCGGAAGTGGTCCCATTTCGCTGCGTATCGCCACCAACGGGGACATATCGTTCAACCGCCTGTGGAACATAGAATTGTCACAGATAGCGTGTGCCAGCGCAGAACGGGCGCCGGTTGGATGTTTACAGTATTACACGGACGAGAGCGGTGAGATCAGCAGCCTTAACTATGGGCTCGGAGAAAATCCAGCGCTGAATACGGTCAGTGCACGAGGCAGTCGACAGCTAGCCAATACGAACTACGGTATTTGCATACGTCCTGCAGCGGCTCGATGCTCCATTACGTACTCGCTG CCTTCAAACGATCGGTACGCTTTTACGCTGTCCGGTGATGCAATTGCCGTCGATCCGGCCCTGCTGGGTATGGCCATGTTGAGCATGACCGGAGCAGCCTGTACGACGGATTTCGTTGTCATACCGAATCCCTCCGGTTTAACCTCGGATCGATTCTGCGGTCTTGGTTTTCCAGGCGTAACGA CAAGCGCACGACCTTTCGTCGTGTACACGGTGACCAACGGCAACGAAACACCGGACGTGGCGAATCGAGGATTCCGATTGCTGTACGCGCAGAACGCGTGTGCTGCAGTGTAG
- the LOC128303708 gene encoding uncharacterized protein LOC128303708: MFRWTALAISLVICVQAKDDWTGQWFPNAPKALAMEAGETVKTVDNALPAAEDKQEKPSRVAMGIENPDCDDAKHGLAIDFDPYNVTHSTVYMCLEPKADYKGDYNMDAVITEHNVPPAYVANHRCMNSSIEYMERIPSYGTHRPLWPKYGEYKYVPPQRWLHSSEHGAIIALYHPCANKQQVDELKRIVKACLYRHVITPSQLPSKDRPFALVTWHATLEFSVLERTIVEAFIEKYALKGPEQTHRDGQYEHLLLEAAKVVSTIEDSVLCPKKQRD; encoded by the exons ATGTTCCGGTGGACAGCACTAGCCATTTCGCTGGTGATTTGTGTACAAGCTAAGGACG ATTGGACAGGTCAATGGTTCCCCAATGCACCGAAAGCACTTGCCATGGAGGCAGGTGAAACAGTAAAAACTGTCGACAATGCGCTACCGGCGGCCGAagacaaacaagaaaaaccgTCCCGTGTTGCCATGGGAATAGAAAATCCAGACTGTGATGATGCGAAGCACGGTCTGGCGATAGATTTCGATCCGTACAATGTAACCCACTCCACTGTGTATATGTGCCTTGAGCCAAAAGCGGACTACAAAGGCGATTACAATATGGATGCTGTTATTACGGAGCACAATGTACCGCCTGCGTACGTGGCCAATCATCGCTGTATGAACAGCAGCATAGAATATATGGAAAGGATTCCCTCTTA TGGAACGCACCGTCCGCTTTGGCCAAAATATGGGGAGTATAA atATGTTCCTCCACAGCGATGGCTGCACAGTAGTGAACACGGTGCAATAATTGCTCTCTACCATCCATGCGCCAATAAGCAACAG GTGGATGAATTGAAGCGTATAGTAAAGGCTTGTCTTTACCGTCATGTGATAACACCTTCCCAGCTGCCGAGCAAAGACCGTCCGTTTGCACTCGTCACTTGGCACGCAACGCTAGAATTTTCTGTTCTCGAGCGAACAATTGTGGAAGCGTTTATAGAAAAGTACGCACTTAAGGGACCGGAACAGACGCACCGCGATGGACAATACGAACACCTGTTACTGGAAGCGGCAAAAGTGGTATCGACGATTGAGGACAGTGTGTTGTGCCCGAAGAAACAACGAGACTAA
- the LOC128305347 gene encoding microfibril-associated glycoprotein 4-like, translated as MFLTKVLLVFCALKLANHQPLNCTHVDLKGLHYELLLTHLIEMESRLQTTLQEIAQNQSRQLEELKLRASACGSPSLALETTGRISTLLPGRKQIQFHRETISGIGSDRTVDGEWVLFQWRFNGSLLFNRNWREYRAGFGDTDGEHWLGLENLHQILATGRNELLIVMENFQGSTVYAHYDMFSIGTELERYAIKTIGKYRGTAGDSLSFHIGSKFTTYDQDNDVHASNCATLYNGGWWFKDCYSCFLNGDYIPTPQNQNVEKGLIWVSFTGPFSSLKSSKMMVRQRSS; from the exons ATGTTTCTAACAAAAGTGCTTTTGGTGTTTTGTGCGTTGAAACTGGCGAACCATCAGCCGCTTAACTGCACCCACGTTGATCTTAAAGGTTTGCACTATGAGCTACTACTGACCCACCTTATCGAGATGGAGTCACGGCTCCAAACAACCCTGCAGGAGATCGCCCAAAACCAATCCCGCCAACTGGAGGAGCTAAAGCTTCGTGCAAGTGCGTGTGGTTCACCTTCATTAGCTTTAGAAACCACGGGACGAATCAGTACACTCCTGCCTGGACGTAAGCAGATACAATTCCATCGCGAAACAATTTCTGGCATCGGCAGTGATCGAACCGTTGATGGTGAATGGGTCCTATTCCAATGGCGATTTAATGGGTCGCTGCTATTTAACCGTAACTGGAGGGAGTATCGTGCCGGTTTCGGCGATACCGACGGCGAGCATTGGCTTGGTTTAGAAAACCTACACCAAATTCTAGCAACAGGACGCAACGAGTTGTTGATTGtaatggaaaactttcaagGCAGTACGGTGTACGCCCACTACGACATGTTTAGCATCGGAACCGAGCTGGAACGTTATGCGATCAAAACGATTGGCAAATACCGTGGCACAGCTGGAGACTCACTGTCATTTCACATCGGATCCAAATTTACTACCTACGATCAGGACAACGATGTACATGCATCGAACTGTGCCACCCTATACAATGGTGGCTGGTGGTTCAAAGACTGCTACTCGTG tTTCCTCAACGGAGATTACATTCCaacaccacaaaaccaaaacgtAGAAAAAGGATTGATTTGGGTTTCTTTTACCGGACCATTTAGCTCACTGAAGTCTTCCAAAATGATGGTTCGGCAACGAAGTTCTTAA
- the LOC128304306 gene encoding 39S ribosomal protein L54, mitochondrial, whose amino-acid sequence MSNLIGNLVPLFRRSFLQLTTARTYATPKAGGALGGSKKKKLGKLGPTVEKKVIPVETDTARLVNYVCGSNILKQGEDVKLQPDTEYPEWLWKLHVGAPLTLEEMDPNTKAYWRKLRRMALQRNNKLAKLKKF is encoded by the exons ATGAGCAACCTGATCGGAAACTTAGTTCCATTGTTCAGGCGCAGTTTTCTACAGCTGACTACTGCACGAACTTATGCAACACCAAAGGCTGGCG GCGCTCTGGGTGgatcgaaaaagaaaaaactcgGAAAACTTGGTCCAACGGTGGAGAAAAAAGTGATTCCCGTCGAAACGGACACGGCACGACTGGTAAATTATGTGTGTGGTAGCAACATATTGAAACAGGGAGAAGATGTAAAATTACAACCCGACACAGAATATCCTGAATGGTTGTGGAAGTTACATGTAGGTGCCCCACTTACGCTCGAAGAAATGGATCCCAACACGAAAGCGTACTGGAGAAAGCTAAGACGAATGGCATTACAGCGCAATAATAAGCTAGCCAAGCTAAAGAAATTCTGA